Proteins encoded in a region of the Elusimicrobiota bacterium genome:
- the btuD_1 gene encoding Vitamin B12 import ATP-binding protein BtuD: MIQVKNLSKSFGSTKAVDDVSFDIPQGQVVGFLGPNGAGKTTTMRLLTGYLPPDDGSAQLMGIDALTHSLELRKKLGYLPENNPLPDDIEVTDYLHFVGQLRGLHEQAHRTSQVKKVLKLCALYSVVGKKLGELSKGFRQRVGLAQAIIHDPDILILDEPTSGLDPNQVQDVRELIQNLKAQKTVILSTHILSEVKHTCDRVLIISKGKVAADGTPNDLAGSLQNVNRLFVSLKGPESEVEAALKNIPGVSRFSSQTSMDGEAGYVLESDSTLDLREQVFRLASERHWVVLGLQQKRLSLEEVFRALTQGETSHA; the protein is encoded by the coding sequence ATGATACAGGTCAAAAATTTATCGAAAAGTTTTGGCAGCACGAAGGCCGTGGACGACGTGTCATTTGATATTCCTCAGGGCCAAGTGGTTGGCTTTTTGGGCCCCAACGGGGCAGGGAAGACCACCACCATGCGGCTTTTAACGGGTTACCTTCCGCCGGACGATGGCTCCGCTCAACTCATGGGCATCGATGCCTTAACTCATTCGCTTGAACTCAGAAAAAAATTGGGATACCTGCCTGAAAACAACCCGCTCCCGGATGATATTGAAGTCACCGATTACCTCCATTTCGTGGGTCAACTGAGAGGTCTTCATGAGCAGGCCCACCGGACGTCTCAAGTTAAAAAGGTTCTTAAACTTTGCGCGCTTTATTCGGTGGTGGGGAAAAAGTTGGGTGAACTTTCCAAGGGGTTCCGTCAGCGGGTCGGCTTGGCTCAAGCCATCATTCATGATCCTGATATTTTGATTTTGGATGAACCCACCTCGGGACTGGATCCCAACCAGGTGCAAGATGTTCGCGAATTGATCCAGAATTTGAAAGCGCAGAAAACCGTTATTCTCTCGACGCACATCTTGAGCGAAGTGAAACACACGTGTGACCGCGTCCTTATTATTAGCAAAGGGAAGGTCGCGGCGGATGGAACTCCCAATGATTTGGCGGGGTCTTTGCAAAATGTGAACCGGCTGTTCGTATCTCTCAAGGGACCTGAGAGCGAAGTGGAGGCCGCGCTAAAAAATATTCCAGGCGTCAGTCGTTTTTCATCTCAAACTTCAATGGATGGTGAGGCGGGATACGTGCTTGAGTCCGATTCGACCCTTGATTTGCGTGAGCAGGTGTTTCGTTTGGCGAGCGAGCGGCATTGGGTGGTGTTGGGATTGCAACAGAAACGCTTGAGTTTGGAAGAAGTGTTCCGGGCTCTCACTCAAGGAGAAACATCCCATGCTTGA